One genomic region from Spirosoma sp. KCTC 42546 encodes:
- a CDS encoding RNA polymerase sigma factor RpoD/SigA produces the protein MRQLKISKQITNRESQSLDKYLQEIGKVDLLTPDEEVTLAQKIREGDQLSLERLTKANLRFVVSVAKQYQNQGLSLGDLINEGNLGLIKAAQRFDETRGFKFISYAVWWIRQSILQALAEQSRIVRLPLNRVGSLNKISKTFSDLEQKFEREPSPEELAAVLEISAAEVVDTLKISGRHVSMDAPFVQGEENSLLDVLENDGEDKPDSGLINDSLRKEVQRALSTLTQREADVITLYFGLNGEHAMTLEEIGEKFNLTRERVRQIKEKAIRRLRHTSRSKALKTYLG, from the coding sequence ATGAGACAGCTAAAAATTTCAAAACAGATTACCAACCGTGAAAGTCAGTCGTTAGACAAGTACTTACAGGAGATTGGTAAAGTGGACCTGCTTACGCCCGATGAGGAAGTAACTCTGGCCCAAAAGATCCGGGAAGGTGATCAACTATCGCTGGAACGGTTAACGAAGGCAAACCTGCGCTTTGTGGTCTCGGTTGCCAAACAATATCAGAATCAGGGTTTATCTCTGGGTGACTTGATCAATGAAGGTAACCTTGGTTTGATTAAAGCCGCCCAACGGTTCGATGAAACGCGTGGATTTAAGTTCATTTCCTACGCTGTTTGGTGGATTCGTCAGTCTATTCTACAGGCTTTGGCCGAGCAGTCCCGGATTGTACGCTTGCCCCTAAACAGGGTTGGTTCGCTGAATAAGATTTCTAAAACGTTCTCTGATCTGGAACAAAAGTTCGAGCGCGAACCATCGCCCGAAGAACTGGCGGCTGTATTGGAGATTTCGGCGGCAGAGGTTGTCGATACCCTCAAGATTTCGGGTCGCCATGTATCAATGGATGCACCGTTTGTACAGGGTGAAGAAAACAGCCTGCTCGATGTACTCGAAAACGACGGCGAGGATAAGCCTGATTCGGGCCTTATAAACGATTCGCTTCGTAAAGAAGTACAACGTGCTCTCTCAACGCTAACACAGCGTGAGGCCGATGTAATCACACTCTACTTCGGTCTGAATGGTGAGCATGCCATGACGCTTGAAGAAATTGGTGAAAAATTCAACCTGACCCGCGAACGGGTTCGGCAAATAAAAGAAAAGGCCATCCGTCGTCTGCGCCATACCTCACGGTCAAAGGCGTTGAAGACTTACTTAGGCTAA
- a CDS encoding SPOR domain-containing protein yields MASVNDYLKKLLFQYDCVVVPELGAFLTHYQSASFTETSGLYLPPRKRVAFNEALRFDDGILANYIMLHEPVTREGAQRHVSMFVAELRQQVESTGKFELEGIGTFTYNEESRLQFSPSLRHNFFGEAYGMSALSVQAINRQPQLEPAFEAVPTTALGPVLVREDEVMLTPYRPARPYWRVAAIALLVGSLGAISYFSVIQPGQPFQSSLDPASLFRVTASFFERTTDVKETAKLAVVEKTTPAIIPDVKPTTLSTEPVAVTPTPAPAETPAPASVDVKAKPEALPVVKAEAVAKVVAPAIKPVRTGPHFTVIAGVFLSKHNALKLRRQLRKAGYDDAFVIMPAPNEKELYKVAAAGSAVRDEAVAKMAAINELSGAESWILKN; encoded by the coding sequence ATGGCTTCCGTCAACGACTACCTTAAAAAGTTGCTGTTTCAGTACGACTGCGTAGTCGTACCTGAGTTAGGAGCTTTCCTGACCCATTATCAATCGGCAAGTTTTACGGAAACTTCTGGTCTGTATTTGCCCCCCCGCAAACGGGTTGCGTTCAATGAAGCTCTTCGTTTCGATGATGGCATTCTGGCCAACTACATCATGCTGCATGAACCCGTTACCCGCGAAGGTGCGCAACGGCATGTTAGTATGTTTGTCGCTGAATTACGGCAGCAGGTGGAGTCAACGGGGAAGTTTGAATTGGAAGGCATTGGTACTTTCACCTATAATGAAGAAAGTCGCCTGCAGTTTTCCCCAAGCTTACGGCATAACTTTTTTGGCGAAGCCTACGGGATGAGTGCCCTGTCGGTTCAGGCGATCAATCGTCAACCCCAACTTGAACCTGCTTTCGAAGCGGTACCAACTACCGCGCTTGGCCCAGTGCTGGTTCGGGAAGATGAAGTAATGCTAACGCCTTATCGCCCAGCTCGCCCGTACTGGCGGGTAGCAGCCATTGCGCTACTGGTTGGTTCGTTAGGTGCCATTAGCTATTTCTCGGTTATCCAGCCAGGGCAACCTTTTCAAAGCAGTCTTGATCCAGCCAGCCTGTTTCGTGTTACGGCCTCTTTCTTCGAGCGAACTACGGACGTAAAAGAAACAGCAAAGCTGGCTGTCGTAGAGAAAACTACGCCTGCTATCATTCCAGACGTTAAGCCGACGACCCTTTCAACGGAGCCGGTAGCCGTGACGCCGACTCCAGCACCTGCTGAGACACCGGCACCTGCTTCGGTTGACGTAAAAGCGAAACCAGAAGCGCTACCCGTTGTAAAAGCAGAAGCAGTGGCAAAAGTCGTAGCGCCTGCTATCAAGCCTGTTCGAACTGGGCCCCACTTCACTGTGATTGCCGGTGTTTTCCTCAGCAAGCATAATGCGTTGAAATTACGACGTCAATTACGTAAAGCGGGCTATGACGATGCGTTTGTTATTATGCCTGCTCCCAACGAGAAAGAATTATATAAAGTGGCTGCGGCTGGCTCTGCCGTTCGGGATGAAGCGGTTGCCAAGATGGCGGCCATCAATGAGCTATCCGGTGCAGAATCCTGGATTTTAAAGAATTAA
- a CDS encoding TonB-dependent receptor, translating to MHYRLTLTLLSLSATLYAQQPKPTRPVKEGEVDNQEITVEKSRKIELPPANRIFNKIPSVKPSAEQRKLTYEFEDRKLTIGDPKITPGVLDPALGKADDTPAYSNYVKLGAGNYSSFLGEGFVGINALSNLALEGSVRHLSSGLGPVDGKNSAQSDTRVRVTGKYLTDAFKLQADLGFDRNAYNFYGYSREYAAQSTFNPDLIKQRLNTINFKLGIENTNSDNAIDYSLRTGITSLSDRFNASETDWGTNLNASLGITDNVYALVAADAYVTQRTDGSIIDNRNLFRVKPTFKYASSLFTITAGINAVNQTDQRQGINETRAFPVIDVDVAPIGNIHIFAGVDGDINRNTLRSLLGENKWLAPQVLLANTVKSIDIYGGTKGDLGGGFSYEGKVSYARYRNFSTFNNTIPDTTKFFVLYDGGITNVLTVSGQLSYAQKDKFRSTLKANFFNYGLDRLEAAWGRPRTTATWTNSYILNKKLFVTADLYFYEGIQNKNFTSGITYTLKPIYDANLKIDYFLGKQVSAFVALNNIFSQNYQRYLYYQTQGLNFLGGISYSF from the coding sequence ATGCACTACCGTCTCACCCTTACCCTCCTTTCCCTGTCGGCAACGCTTTATGCGCAGCAGCCTAAGCCTACGCGGCCGGTGAAAGAAGGCGAAGTCGATAATCAGGAAATTACTGTCGAGAAAAGCCGTAAAATTGAGCTGCCACCCGCTAACCGGATCTTTAATAAGATTCCATCGGTAAAACCGTCGGCTGAACAACGGAAGCTGACATACGAATTCGAAGATCGGAAACTAACCATTGGCGACCCTAAAATCACGCCCGGTGTACTGGACCCCGCCCTGGGGAAGGCCGATGATACCCCTGCCTACAGCAACTATGTGAAGCTGGGGGCAGGGAATTACAGTTCATTTCTGGGCGAAGGCTTCGTGGGTATCAATGCGCTATCGAATCTTGCGTTAGAAGGATCAGTTCGACATTTGTCTTCAGGACTTGGCCCGGTCGATGGTAAGAATTCAGCGCAAAGCGATACACGGGTTCGGGTAACGGGGAAATACTTGACCGATGCGTTCAAACTACAAGCCGATCTCGGCTTTGATCGTAACGCCTATAATTTTTACGGCTATAGTCGCGAATATGCCGCCCAATCTACCTTCAATCCTGACCTGATCAAACAGCGGCTCAATACAATCAATTTTAAACTTGGCATTGAAAATACGAATTCGGACAACGCGATTGATTACTCGCTTCGTACGGGAATTACCTCACTGAGTGACCGATTCAATGCGTCTGAAACTGACTGGGGCACAAACCTCAATGCGTCGCTTGGCATTACCGACAACGTTTACGCACTCGTAGCCGCCGATGCCTACGTAACCCAACGAACGGATGGTTCCATCATTGATAACCGCAACCTGTTTCGGGTAAAGCCGACGTTTAAATACGCATCTTCACTCTTCACGATAACGGCGGGTATCAATGCCGTGAACCAAACCGATCAACGGCAGGGTATCAATGAAACACGTGCGTTTCCGGTGATTGATGTTGACGTGGCTCCAATTGGCAACATTCACATTTTTGCGGGTGTCGACGGCGATATTAATCGCAATACGCTCCGCTCGTTACTCGGTGAGAATAAGTGGCTTGCTCCACAAGTCCTATTGGCTAACACTGTTAAGTCAATCGATATTTACGGAGGTACAAAAGGAGATTTGGGTGGCGGTTTTTCGTACGAAGGCAAAGTGTCTTATGCCCGGTACCGAAACTTTTCGACTTTTAACAACACCATTCCTGATACTACAAAATTCTTTGTTCTGTACGATGGTGGCATTACAAATGTGCTGACGGTATCGGGTCAACTCAGCTATGCCCAGAAAGACAAGTTCCGATCAACGCTGAAGGCTAACTTCTTCAACTACGGTCTCGACCGGCTCGAAGCCGCCTGGGGACGCCCTCGCACAACGGCAACCTGGACGAACTCATACATCCTGAATAAAAAATTATTCGTCACTGCCGATTTGTATTTTTATGAGGGCATCCAAAACAAAAACTTCACGTCAGGCATCACCTATACGCTGAAACCCATTTACGATGCGAACCTAAAAATTGACTATTTCTTAGGGAAACAGGTGTCCGCTTTTGTGGCGTTGAATAATATCTTTAGCCAGAATTACCAGCGTTATTTGTATTATCAAACACAAGGACTTAACTTTCTCGGAGGAATCAGTTATTCGTTCTAA
- a CDS encoding tetratricopeptide repeat protein translates to MPYSTTQSDQHQSNRRISYRLLFALTVGLFTTLPALAQRTQSNAEPDYHYRNGLELFEKANYAASRYEFRQYLEPRRGDGSQTLLNTGDQNAVEAEYYIALTSLYIDEPGAELLVDRFVKNHSQHPKAGQLYGDLGTYYYNRQDYTKAISFLEKAVAQGGSSAQQITYKYQLALSYYSTQDLQHALPLLNEVKLDPGSADAPAASYYAGVINFRNRNYNEAVADFRRIETNPTYQNQVPNWIAQALYKQGRFDDLLAYTEPLLKRNSGGSLNEVALFTAEVFYQQNQFARAIPYYKQYINAAGAKAPSAVKFRYGQSLFRTGAYNDAITQLKPLAGGKDTTAQYAAYTLGVSYLQTQNPTYALTAFDQAGRLSFNRTIQEEARFTHAKLQLDQNNGADAVKELTAFLKQYPDSKFENEANELVGEAYYASNNYPAAISYIEGLKRRTSKINATYQRLTYNQGVNDFNAERYPQAVANLDKSLKFPVDKSLEQAAQFWKAESYSAGKQYDTAIPLYASISKSGSGDYASKSLYALGYAYYNKKDYARALPYFRDFVSRGAGSDDRAQFQDATIRLADTYFSAKQYENAMRYYDQAIAQNAADKDYAAYQKAVILSYVGRDAEAKAQFDQVQRQFPNSRFVDESLLQKANVDFEKGSYQAAIQGYTKLIQDKPNSTLVPAALLKRAIAYGNVQQYDPAVADYKRILDNYGDSEQAQSALLGIQNTLNDAGRPEEFSQVLGQYKKSNPGSTDVERVQFENAKNIYANEKYPQAIQSLLSFMQEYPNSPSTNEARYYLAESYRQTNDPASALRYYNLVVADNKSDYLVRAATRAAELEAKQKNYPRAIRNYQIIISKANGKAEQVAAQLGLMDTYFAYPKPDSAAAMARELVATGNVVPGAQNRAQLMLGKVALGKGDFKTAQADFEKTIALAKDVNGAEAQYHLGEILYKQKKYKESVALLLKFNEQFSDFEYWKGKAFILVSDNNVALDEPAQAKAVLNSIIENSSDEAIVAEAKQKLATLESKN, encoded by the coding sequence ATGCCCTATTCAACCACCCAATCAGATCAACACCAGTCGAACCGCAGAATTTCGTATCGGTTGCTGTTCGCTCTGACTGTTGGGTTATTTACTACACTACCAGCATTAGCTCAACGTACCCAGAGTAATGCCGAACCCGATTATCACTACCGAAATGGGCTTGAGCTTTTCGAGAAAGCCAATTATGCCGCATCCCGCTACGAATTCCGACAATATCTCGAACCCCGCCGGGGCGACGGCTCTCAGACTTTACTCAATACCGGTGACCAAAATGCGGTTGAAGCCGAGTATTACATTGCGCTGACGAGCCTTTACATCGATGAGCCAGGAGCAGAGCTGCTGGTGGATCGCTTCGTCAAAAACCACAGCCAGCACCCTAAAGCCGGGCAGTTATATGGCGATTTAGGAACGTATTATTACAACCGTCAGGATTATACCAAAGCTATTAGCTTTCTGGAAAAGGCTGTAGCGCAAGGTGGTAGCAGTGCCCAGCAGATCACCTATAAATATCAGCTTGCCCTCTCCTATTATAGTACGCAGGATTTACAGCATGCCCTGCCGCTTCTGAATGAAGTCAAACTCGACCCTGGCTCGGCCGATGCACCAGCTGCGTCTTATTATGCCGGAGTGATTAATTTCCGAAACCGGAATTACAACGAAGCCGTTGCCGATTTCCGCCGGATTGAAACCAACCCAACCTACCAAAATCAGGTTCCGAACTGGATTGCGCAGGCGCTCTACAAGCAGGGCCGATTCGATGATTTATTGGCATATACGGAGCCTCTACTTAAGCGAAACAGTGGTGGTAGCCTGAACGAAGTAGCTCTGTTTACAGCCGAAGTCTTTTACCAGCAAAATCAGTTTGCCAGAGCCATTCCGTATTACAAGCAATATATCAATGCGGCAGGTGCCAAAGCGCCCAGTGCCGTAAAGTTCCGGTATGGCCAGTCGCTGTTCCGTACCGGGGCCTATAACGATGCCATTACTCAGCTTAAACCCTTAGCGGGCGGGAAAGACACAACGGCCCAATACGCTGCTTATACATTGGGAGTAAGCTACTTACAGACTCAGAACCCAACTTACGCCCTGACGGCATTCGATCAGGCGGGACGGCTGTCGTTCAATCGTACGATTCAGGAAGAAGCTCGGTTCACCCATGCGAAACTGCAACTGGATCAGAATAACGGGGCTGATGCCGTGAAAGAGTTGACTGCTTTTTTGAAGCAATATCCCGACAGTAAGTTTGAAAATGAAGCGAATGAACTGGTCGGTGAAGCGTATTATGCATCCAATAATTACCCTGCGGCTATTTCCTACATTGAAGGACTGAAACGACGGACGTCCAAAATCAACGCGACTTACCAACGTCTGACCTATAATCAGGGCGTAAACGATTTCAATGCTGAACGTTATCCGCAAGCGGTGGCGAATCTGGACAAGTCATTAAAATTCCCGGTCGATAAAAGCCTGGAACAGGCCGCCCAGTTCTGGAAAGCCGAATCGTATTCGGCAGGAAAGCAATATGATACGGCGATTCCGCTCTACGCCAGCATTTCCAAATCAGGCTCCGGCGATTATGCCAGCAAAAGCTTATATGCCCTCGGCTATGCGTATTACAATAAAAAGGACTACGCCCGTGCGCTCCCCTACTTCCGCGATTTTGTGAGTCGTGGTGCGGGCTCCGACGACAGAGCGCAGTTTCAGGATGCAACGATCCGGTTAGCCGATACCTATTTTTCGGCCAAGCAGTATGAAAACGCAATGCGTTACTACGATCAGGCCATTGCACAGAATGCGGCCGATAAAGATTACGCGGCCTACCAGAAAGCTGTCATTTTGAGCTACGTAGGCCGCGACGCTGAAGCCAAAGCCCAGTTCGATCAGGTGCAACGTCAGTTTCCGAACTCCCGCTTTGTCGATGAATCACTCCTTCAGAAAGCGAACGTCGATTTTGAGAAAGGTTCCTATCAGGCGGCTATCCAGGGTTATACAAAGCTAATTCAGGATAAGCCCAATAGCACACTCGTTCCAGCGGCTCTGTTGAAGCGGGCTATTGCTTACGGCAACGTCCAGCAATATGACCCCGCCGTAGCCGATTACAAACGCATTTTAGATAATTACGGCGATTCGGAACAGGCGCAAAGTGCACTACTTGGTATTCAGAACACACTGAACGACGCCGGTCGACCCGAAGAGTTTTCGCAGGTATTGGGTCAGTATAAGAAAAGCAATCCCGGTAGTACAGATGTGGAGCGGGTTCAGTTCGAGAACGCCAAGAATATCTACGCCAACGAAAAATACCCACAGGCTATTCAGTCGTTGCTATCGTTCATGCAGGAGTATCCAAACAGCCCCAGCACCAACGAAGCTCGCTATTATCTGGCCGAATCGTATCGCCAGACCAACGACCCTGCCAGTGCGCTTCGGTACTATAACTTAGTTGTTGCCGATAATAAATCGGATTATCTGGTTCGGGCGGCTACACGGGCGGCCGAGCTGGAAGCTAAACAGAAAAACTACCCACGTGCCATTCGGAATTACCAGATCATCATTAGCAAAGCCAATGGCAAAGCGGAACAGGTAGCGGCTCAGTTGGGCTTGATGGATACCTATTTTGCCTATCCAAAACCTGATTCAGCCGCAGCAATGGCCCGCGAACTAGTTGCCACGGGTAATGTGGTGCCTGGCGCGCAGAACCGGGCGCAATTAATGCTCGGGAAAGTGGCCCTGGGGAAAGGCGACTTCAAAACCGCGCAGGCTGATTTCGAGAAAACCATCGCGCTCGCCAAAGACGTAAACGGTGCTGAAGCTCAATATCACCTCGGCGAGATTCTGTACAAACAGAAAAAGTACAAAGAGTCGGTGGCACTGCTGCTAAAGTTCAATGAGCAGTTCAGCGATTTTGAATACTGGAAAGGCAAGGCGTTCATTCTGGTATCCGACAATAATGTCGCCCTCGACGAACCCGCCCAGGCCAAAGCCGTTCTGAATTCCATCATCGAAAACTCATCCGACGAAGCCATCGTTGCCGAAGCCAAACAAAAACTAGCCACGCTGGAGTCTAAAAACTAA
- a CDS encoding M61 family metallopeptidase codes for MKKNARLLYLLTVWTFFIPFSSTATGLLADDENPPATPPSVTYVLSMPEPQTHYFEVEMQLKNIAAATNAKKNGYVDIKMPVWTPGSYLIREYAKNVDSFNAYVGDKKVPSEKIRKNAWRVSTNEDNLTIRYKVYANELTVRTSFVDIEHGYVTPAGVFMYHDALKNIPLRVVVQPYKTWKNVATALEPVAGQVGRDASFTYEAPDFDLLVDSPIEIGNHKTFSFTASDIPHTVSMFGDVEYNEKRLAEDYKRVCEAAATVVGEHPCKHYTFIVHHIPPGGGGLEHLNSTTLETTRNAYATEANYKRFLSLVAHEYFHLWNVKRIRPVALGPFDYENENYTHMLWLSEGCTSFYQEYILRRAGFHTPEAYLTLVASGITEIENQPGTRIQSAAESSWDAWIKGYRPNENSANTQISYYSKGSVLGTLLNLAILSGSNGQRNMDDLMRLLYNEYYKKQKRGFTDSEFRQAAEQVAGRKLDDFFNIGVNTAEPINYDAYFAPVGMQLVNLASRTQDGFLGAATTIANGKSTISSVRRGSAAYNDGLNVGDEIISVDKVRVGDDLLRVISGRRVGETLKVLVNRAGFVREIPVTLTTNPLVSYRLEPLPNQTAEQKALYSKWLYIK; via the coding sequence ATGAAAAAAAACGCCCGGCTTCTGTATTTACTTACTGTCTGGACATTTTTTATTCCATTTTCATCAACTGCTACCGGCTTACTGGCCGATGACGAAAATCCCCCAGCAACTCCGCCCAGTGTAACGTATGTGCTCTCGATGCCCGAACCACAGACGCACTATTTCGAGGTTGAAATGCAGCTGAAGAACATAGCAGCCGCAACAAATGCCAAGAAAAACGGCTACGTCGACATTAAAATGCCCGTCTGGACACCCGGTTCGTATCTGATTCGGGAATATGCTAAAAACGTGGATAGCTTCAATGCTTACGTTGGGGACAAGAAAGTGCCGAGCGAGAAAATTCGTAAAAATGCCTGGCGGGTATCTACAAATGAGGATAACCTGACCATCCGCTATAAAGTATATGCCAATGAACTCACAGTGCGGACGAGTTTCGTGGATATAGAACATGGCTATGTGACACCCGCTGGCGTGTTTATGTACCACGACGCGCTTAAAAACATTCCCTTGCGCGTGGTTGTGCAACCGTACAAAACCTGGAAAAACGTGGCAACGGCGCTGGAGCCAGTAGCCGGGCAAGTCGGACGCGACGCCAGCTTTACCTACGAAGCGCCTGATTTTGATTTGCTGGTCGATTCACCTATCGAGATTGGAAACCATAAAACGTTCAGCTTTACCGCTTCGGATATACCGCATACGGTATCGATGTTTGGCGATGTTGAGTATAACGAAAAGCGGTTAGCTGAGGATTACAAACGGGTTTGTGAAGCCGCGGCTACCGTAGTGGGTGAACATCCGTGTAAGCACTACACCTTTATTGTGCATCATATTCCACCGGGCGGGGGCGGACTGGAACACCTTAACTCCACTACACTCGAAACGACGCGTAACGCCTATGCTACGGAAGCCAACTACAAACGGTTTCTGTCATTGGTAGCGCATGAATATTTCCATCTCTGGAATGTAAAACGTATTCGGCCAGTTGCGTTGGGGCCGTTCGATTATGAGAATGAGAACTACACGCACATGCTCTGGTTATCTGAAGGCTGTACGTCCTTCTATCAGGAATATATTCTGCGCCGGGCCGGATTCCACACGCCCGAGGCCTACCTGACTCTGGTTGCCAGCGGAATTACGGAGATTGAAAATCAGCCGGGTACGCGTATACAGTCGGCGGCCGAATCGAGTTGGGACGCCTGGATTAAAGGGTATCGACCAAACGAAAATTCGGCCAACACCCAGATTTCGTATTACAGCAAGGGGAGTGTATTAGGAACCCTGTTGAATCTGGCAATTCTGTCAGGAAGCAACGGCCAACGCAATATGGATGATCTGATGCGACTCCTGTACAACGAGTACTATAAAAAGCAGAAGCGCGGTTTTACAGATAGCGAATTTCGGCAAGCGGCTGAACAGGTTGCGGGGCGTAAACTCGACGACTTTTTTAACATCGGCGTCAACACGGCAGAACCCATTAATTACGACGCGTATTTTGCACCTGTTGGCATGCAATTAGTGAATCTGGCGAGCAGAACGCAGGATGGTTTTCTGGGTGCGGCCACAACGATTGCCAATGGTAAATCAACGATTTCGAGTGTTCGACGCGGGTCAGCGGCTTACAATGATGGACTGAACGTGGGCGACGAAATTATTTCGGTCGATAAAGTTCGGGTGGGCGATGATCTGCTTCGGGTTATCAGCGGTCGGCGGGTTGGTGAGACGTTGAAAGTGTTAGTGAACCGGGCCGGTTTCGTCCGCGAAATACCGGTTACGCTTACCACAAACCCCTTGGTGAGTTACCGCCTGGAGCCCTTGCCGAATCAAACGGCAGAGCAGAAGGCATTGTATAGCAAGTGGTTGTATATCAAGTGA
- a CDS encoding GNAT family N-acetyltransferase: MIDIRKATPADQEPIWEIIKPVIASGDTYVFDPNSSKEKMLAYWCGPDKHTYVAERNGIIVGTFVLKDNQPDLGSHIANGSYMTAPSASGQGVGKAMGAFSIEEAKRLGYKAMQFNIVIKSNEQAVRLWEKLGFTIIGEIPEAFNHQQNGLTNAYIMYRKL, translated from the coding sequence ATGATTGACATAAGAAAGGCAACCCCGGCTGATCAGGAGCCAATCTGGGAAATTATCAAACCCGTAATTGCCAGTGGTGACACCTACGTGTTCGACCCAAACTCATCGAAAGAAAAAATGCTGGCTTACTGGTGTGGCCCCGATAAACATACTTATGTAGCTGAACGAAACGGCATCATCGTCGGAACATTCGTGCTGAAAGACAATCAACCTGATCTTGGTTCACACATCGCCAATGGCTCGTATATGACCGCACCCAGTGCGTCAGGGCAAGGCGTTGGGAAAGCGATGGGCGCGTTTTCGATAGAGGAAGCGAAACGACTCGGCTATAAAGCCATGCAGTTCAATATCGTGATCAAGAGCAATGAACAAGCGGTGCGGCTCTGGGAAAAATTAGGGTTTACGATCATCGGAGAAATCCCGGAAGCCTTTAATCATCAGCAAAACGGCCTGACAAACGCCTATATTATGTACCGAAAGCTTTGA